From Bacteroidales bacterium WCE2004, a single genomic window includes:
- a CDS encoding Riboflavin kinase: MAVVATGFFDGVHLGHRQVIQALVSCARERGEEAIAITFAQHPRTVLEQDAHALRLLNSPQEKEALLRALGVDRVETLPFDRAFARLGACEYIRDVLVARFGATALVLGYDNRLGSDCLTPDRIKPLAEYLGLEVIIVPPASIYEQSGSSPLQTSDCVGPLPLPAEAGPSLLRSRLEEKMSPNRGPQGLEEKPACWLRSAEGTAGTATVAVSSTKIREALEGGDVETARAMLGYWYGLRGVVVGGKHLGREIGYPTANLRLCDPMKLVPRRGVYLTEIEVLGERHWGMTNVDDVLETYIFDFKGDVYGAEFVVRFRHYLREMRALDTLEALHTQLAADEKACRALIARSV, from the coding sequence ATGGCTGTAGTCGCTACCGGCTTTTTCGACGGTGTCCATCTGGGGCATCGCCAGGTGATTCAGGCACTCGTCTCCTGCGCCCGTGAAAGGGGCGAGGAGGCGATTGCCATTACTTTCGCGCAGCATCCGCGCACGGTCCTGGAGCAGGATGCGCACGCGCTCCGGCTGCTGAATTCTCCGCAGGAGAAGGAGGCGCTGCTGCGTGCGCTGGGCGTGGACCGGGTGGAGACGCTGCCGTTCGACCGGGCGTTCGCCCGGCTCGGCGCCTGCGAGTATATCCGCGACGTGCTGGTGGCCCGTTTCGGCGCCACGGCGCTCGTCCTGGGCTACGACAACCGTCTCGGTTCCGACTGCCTGACCCCCGACCGCATCAAGCCCCTGGCCGAATACCTCGGCCTGGAAGTCATCATCGTGCCGCCGGCCTCTATTTACGAGCAGTCCGGCAGCTCCCCTCTGCAGACGTCCGACTGCGTCGGACCCCTCCCACTTCCTGCGGAAGCGGGCCCCTCCCTCTTACGGAGCCGGCTCGAAGAGAAAATGTCCCCTAATAGGGGACCACAGGGGTTAGAAGAAAAGCCAGCTTGCTGGCTACGGTCTGCAGAGGGGACTGCCGGAACTGCTACGGTTGCGGTAAGTTCGACGAAGATCCGGGAGGCGCTGGAGGGCGGCGACGTCGAGACGGCGCGGGCGATGCTGGGCTACTGGTACGGGCTGCGCGGCGTGGTCGTGGGCGGCAAGCACCTGGGGCGCGAGATCGGGTACCCGACGGCGAACCTGCGGCTTTGCGACCCGATGAAGCTGGTCCCGCGGCGCGGCGTCTATCTGACCGAGATCGAGGTGCTTGGAGAGCGGCATTGGGGCATGACCAACGTGGACGACGTGCTGGAGACGTACATCTTTGATTTCAAGGGGGATGTCTATGGCGCCGAGTTTGTCGTGCGCTTCCGGCATTATCTGCGCGAGATGCGGGCGCTCGACACCCTGGAGGCGCTCCATACGCAGCTCGCCGCGGACGAGAAGGCCTGCCGCGCGCTGATCGCCCGGTCGGTCTGA
- a CDS encoding Glycosyltransferase involved in cell wall bisynthesis, translating into MFGWEFPPHIAGGLGTACEGIVKGLAHNGVQTLFVMPCASGDEDQSCATILNASDVAVKYVSDTVEEFIDKVKFIAVDSSMVPYVDPDEYFEAIEKMKREHIRETTVGFGQKFKFSGKYGANLLEEVSRYAQVGGTIALQHAGEFDVIHAHDWLTYLAGIAAKELSGKPLVVHVHATSFDRGTDDMVDSRVYAIEKRGMEAADRVVTVSDLTRNIVINKYGIDPAKVVTVHNAVDFSGRENLLVERGVKDKVVTFLGRITFQKGPEYFIEAAAKVLKRTKNVRFVMAGSGDMMHRAIRQVARLGISDRFHFTGFLRGQEVQKMFALSDVYIMPSVSEPFGISPLEAMRSNVPSIISRQSGAAEVLKYALKVDFWDVDAMADDIYALLQYPALSDFANRQGFDEVNALKWNNATAKLKKVYESVVNQ; encoded by the coding sequence ATGTTCGGCTGGGAATTCCCGCCACACATCGCAGGCGGCCTGGGCACGGCGTGCGAAGGCATCGTCAAGGGCCTGGCCCACAACGGCGTGCAGACGCTGTTCGTGATGCCCTGCGCCTCGGGCGATGAGGACCAGAGCTGCGCCACCATCCTCAATGCGAGCGACGTCGCGGTGAAGTACGTCAGCGACACCGTCGAGGAGTTCATCGACAAGGTCAAGTTCATCGCCGTGGATTCGAGCATGGTCCCGTATGTGGACCCCGACGAGTATTTCGAGGCCATCGAGAAGATGAAGCGCGAGCACATCCGCGAGACGACGGTCGGCTTCGGCCAGAAGTTCAAGTTCTCCGGCAAATACGGCGCCAACCTCCTCGAGGAGGTGTCCCGGTACGCCCAGGTGGGCGGCACCATCGCGCTGCAGCACGCGGGCGAGTTCGACGTGATCCACGCCCACGACTGGCTGACCTACCTGGCGGGCATCGCCGCCAAGGAGCTGTCCGGCAAGCCGCTGGTCGTGCACGTTCACGCCACTTCCTTCGACCGCGGGACCGACGACATGGTCGACTCGCGCGTCTATGCCATCGAAAAGCGCGGCATGGAAGCCGCGGACCGCGTGGTGACGGTCAGCGACCTCACCCGCAATATCGTCATCAACAAATACGGCATCGATCCCGCCAAGGTCGTGACCGTGCACAACGCCGTGGACTTCAGCGGGCGCGAGAACCTGCTGGTCGAGCGCGGCGTCAAGGACAAGGTCGTCACTTTCCTGGGCCGCATCACCTTCCAGAAGGGCCCCGAGTATTTCATCGAGGCGGCGGCCAAGGTCCTCAAGCGGACGAAGAACGTCCGCTTCGTGATGGCCGGCAGCGGCGACATGATGCACCGCGCCATCCGCCAGGTGGCCCGGCTCGGCATCTCCGACCGCTTCCACTTCACGGGCTTCCTGCGCGGGCAGGAGGTGCAGAAGATGTTCGCCCTGTCGGACGTCTACATCATGCCCTCGGTGTCCGAGCCGTTCGGCATCTCCCCGCTCGAGGCGATGCGCTCCAACGTCCCTTCCATCATCTCCCGCCAGTCTGGTGCGGCCGAGGTGCTCAAGTATGCGCTCAAGGTCGATTTCTGGGACGTGGACGCGATGGCCGATGATATCTACGCCCTGCTGCAGTATCCGGCGCTGTCGGATTTTGCCAACCGGCAGGGATTCGACGAAGTCAATGCGCTCAAGTGGAACAACGCCACTGCGAAGCTCAAGAAAGTTTATGAATCTGTAGTCAACCAATAG
- a CDS encoding glycogen debranching enzyme, putative encodes MAFLKFNKSELVNLAYSLKREILCANKTGAYCNTSIVTCNTRRYHGLLAVMLDRFGGDRFLLLSDVDESLIVDGKQFNLGIHCYGDIYEPRGHKYVVDFSADPVPQITYKVGEILFRKSIVLAQDRDQVLLKYELLESPTPIQLQLRPFLAFRNIHDLTYENPVAETAGREAPNGISFRMYANFPDLFLQLSDRRAKFFADPCWNKSITYSDEYRRGFDCREDLMVPGCFEARLKPGESLVFSASVTEEDPAGFKTRFNTFVREAGEITSYRDQLRRCADTLITNHNNRRRINAGYSWLYTGLLRETLQALPGLTLYGLHDPAQFEEILDNLIADQQERLYTRTTQVEAPLCLATCLQDYIEYGADPAKVWKRYGVVVRSVLESYLPGVRAEVAMQPNGLLWAQKDGVALSWMNAYIDGRAVTERAGYQVETNAFWYNAVCFAVEMEKQFGPRKNPFVDRWTGIRDLIRANYQKMFWNAQFGCLADYVDNDGQHMEIRPNQIYALSVPYSPVDEALAPSILRIFDNELVTARGLRTLSPRDSSYKAVYEGTQRDRDLAYHQGSTRPFLLRPYVAVSFRVKGPAFWKRAEWLIEGFYADLGKHGVGAFSELYDGDPPHEPHGAISSALSTAALLAVEYMLDKYKEE; translated from the coding sequence ATGGCATTCCTGAAGTTTAACAAGTCCGAGCTTGTCAACCTCGCGTACTCGCTGAAGCGGGAGATCTTGTGTGCAAACAAGACCGGTGCCTACTGCAACACCTCGATCGTCACCTGCAATACCCGCCGCTACCACGGGTTGCTGGCCGTCATGCTCGACCGTTTCGGCGGAGACCGCTTCCTGCTGCTCTCCGACGTGGACGAGTCCCTGATCGTGGACGGGAAGCAATTCAACCTCGGCATCCATTGTTACGGCGACATCTACGAGCCGCGCGGCCACAAATATGTCGTGGACTTCAGCGCGGACCCCGTACCCCAGATCACGTACAAGGTGGGAGAGATCCTCTTCCGCAAGAGTATCGTGCTGGCCCAGGACCGCGACCAGGTCCTGCTCAAATACGAGCTTCTCGAGAGCCCGACCCCCATCCAGCTCCAGCTGCGCCCCTTCCTGGCGTTCCGCAATATCCACGACCTGACCTACGAGAATCCCGTGGCCGAAACGGCCGGCAGGGAGGCGCCCAACGGCATTTCGTTCCGGATGTATGCCAATTTCCCCGACCTGTTCCTCCAGCTGAGCGACAGGCGCGCGAAGTTCTTCGCGGATCCCTGCTGGAACAAGTCGATCACCTATTCCGACGAATACCGCCGGGGATTCGACTGCCGGGAGGACCTGATGGTCCCCGGCTGTTTCGAGGCCAGGCTGAAGCCCGGCGAGTCGCTGGTCTTCTCCGCCTCCGTCACGGAGGAGGACCCCGCCGGTTTCAAGACCCGCTTCAACACCTTCGTGCGCGAGGCGGGCGAGATCACGAGCTACCGTGACCAGCTGCGCCGCTGCGCGGACACGCTGATCACCAACCATAACAACCGCAGGCGGATCAACGCCGGCTATTCCTGGCTCTACACGGGCCTGCTCCGCGAGACGCTCCAGGCCCTGCCGGGCCTCACGCTCTACGGCCTGCACGATCCGGCCCAGTTCGAGGAGATTCTCGACAACCTGATCGCCGACCAGCAGGAGCGGCTCTACACGCGCACCACGCAGGTGGAGGCGCCGCTGTGCCTGGCGACCTGCCTGCAGGACTACATCGAATACGGAGCCGACCCCGCGAAGGTCTGGAAACGCTACGGCGTCGTCGTGCGCTCCGTCCTGGAGAGCTATCTGCCGGGCGTGCGCGCCGAGGTGGCCATGCAGCCGAACGGGCTGCTGTGGGCCCAGAAGGACGGCGTCGCCCTCAGCTGGATGAACGCCTACATCGACGGCCGCGCCGTCACGGAGCGCGCCGGCTACCAGGTGGAGACCAACGCCTTCTGGTACAACGCCGTGTGCTTCGCCGTGGAGATGGAGAAGCAGTTCGGCCCCAGGAAGAACCCCTTTGTGGACAGGTGGACCGGCATCCGCGACCTGATCCGGGCCAACTACCAGAAGATGTTCTGGAACGCGCAGTTCGGCTGCCTGGCCGACTACGTGGACAACGACGGCCAGCACATGGAGATCCGCCCGAACCAGATCTACGCGCTTTCGGTGCCTTATTCTCCGGTCGACGAGGCCCTCGCCCCTTCGATCCTGCGCATCTTCGACAACGAACTGGTGACCGCCCGCGGCCTGCGGACGCTTTCGCCGCGCGATTCCAGCTACAAGGCGGTGTACGAAGGCACGCAGCGCGACCGCGACCTGGCCTACCACCAGGGCAGCACCCGTCCTTTCCTGCTCCGCCCCTACGTGGCGGTCAGTTTCCGGGTCAAGGGCCCGGCTTTCTGGAAGCGGGCCGAATGGCTGATCGAAGGTTTCTATGCCGACCTCGGCAAGCACGGTGTCGGCGCCTTCTCGGAGCTTTATGACGGAGATCCCCCTCACGAGCCCCATGGGGCCATATCGTCCGCGCTCAGTACGGCAGCCCTGCTCGCCGTGGAATATATGTTGGACAAATACAAGGAGGAGTAG
- a CDS encoding Fimbrillin-like yields MNRSSLTKTSFLLAAALGALLPFSCSKEPAAPSGDPIEFSLDGPSTKGKAAITSLAALAAQDFSVSAWYSSKGMSFHDEDGAQAIPYISNSRFGYIKASGEDNSYANHTWQGVNRNGNNLSARPVYWPLDGTLSFFCYAPYRADAAAAPPPDPDTRDIVLEAPVTDAGIVSRLPGYLPGSPLIRVSPMLSAPGQVDFLAAPPLLDRRRTDGAFPLDFSAHRMTRVEFMFNETGFVYPTGTVPEGEEIAVRVTAISLRNVVGSKYLYFTEPLPGLMDCAWSEDVSPADPATAGAGFPRATFRIAGENRELKTIAQYNARYVNVPERNAANDNHIGLQTNQGILFLLPQRLPDDAELEVCYALVEQHGLPVVSEIVTCSLPLTSLDTWPEGKVVRYKITLNVPSRGVSDVVAQAYDWDDSGNDHNEELMPHD; encoded by the coding sequence ATGAACCGTTCCAGTCTAACGAAGACTTCCTTCCTGCTGGCTGCGGCGCTGGGTGCGCTGCTGCCTTTTTCTTGTTCCAAAGAGCCTGCGGCTCCTTCCGGCGATCCCATCGAGTTTTCGTTGGACGGACCGTCCACCAAGGGCAAAGCCGCGATCACGAGCCTGGCGGCGCTCGCCGCGCAGGATTTCAGCGTGAGCGCGTGGTATTCGTCGAAGGGGATGTCGTTCCACGACGAGGACGGCGCGCAAGCCATTCCCTATATCAGCAACAGCCGTTTCGGCTACATCAAGGCGAGCGGCGAGGATAACAGCTACGCCAACCACACCTGGCAGGGGGTGAACCGCAACGGCAACAATCTGTCCGCCCGCCCTGTCTACTGGCCGCTCGACGGCACCCTGAGTTTCTTCTGCTACGCTCCTTACCGGGCTGACGCCGCGGCCGCGCCGCCGCCCGACCCGGACACGCGCGACATCGTGCTGGAAGCGCCCGTGACGGACGCCGGAATTGTTTCCCGCCTGCCGGGCTACCTGCCCGGCTCGCCGCTGATCCGTGTCTCGCCGATGCTCAGCGCGCCCGGCCAGGTCGATTTCCTGGCCGCGCCGCCCCTGCTCGACAGGCGCCGCACCGACGGCGCGTTCCCGCTGGACTTCAGCGCACACCGGATGACGCGCGTCGAGTTCATGTTCAACGAGACGGGCTTCGTATATCCCACGGGCACGGTCCCAGAAGGGGAGGAAATCGCTGTTCGCGTGACAGCCATTTCCCTCAGAAACGTCGTCGGATCGAAATATCTGTATTTCACGGAGCCGCTGCCCGGCCTGATGGACTGCGCCTGGAGCGAGGACGTCTCTCCGGCGGACCCCGCGACGGCCGGCGCAGGTTTTCCGCGCGCGACCTTCCGGATCGCGGGCGAGAACCGGGAGCTGAAGACCATCGCTCAATACAATGCGCGCTACGTGAATGTGCCGGAGCGCAATGCCGCCAACGACAACCATATCGGGTTGCAGACGAATCAGGGGATCCTTTTCCTGCTTCCGCAGCGGCTCCCGGACGACGCTGAGCTGGAAGTCTGCTATGCGCTCGTCGAGCAGCACGGACTCCCCGTCGTGTCGGAGATCGTGACCTGCAGCCTGCCGCTGACCTCGCTCGACACCTGGCCGGAAGGGAAGGTGGTCCGCTACAAGATCACGCTGAACGTCCCGTCCCGCGGCGTCTCGGACGTCGTGGCGCAGGCCTATGACTGGGACGATTCCGGCAACGACCACAACGAAGAACTGATGCCCCATGACTAA
- a CDS encoding alpha-glucan phosphorylases, producing MINNIENAAPVWKSVMVTRHLPEELSGLETLCKNLWWCWNDNAKDLFRAVDYELWHKSGHNPMVILDKVSLKRYKELAKDKEFLAQLDEVMTDFNSYMAAKADRTEPSVGYFCMEYGLDTSLMVYSGGLGILAGDYLKETSDMNINLVAVGLLYRYGYFTQRLTPQGNQVAEYKPQDFLKIPAEPVLEENGTWKIIQMRMPGRTLSARIWKVAVGRTDLYLLDTDFEANSPEDRQITHQLYGGDWENRLKQELLLGIGGVRALRALGLRPTIYHYNEGHAAFAGLERLRECIQEEHMSFAEGMELVRASGLYTTHTPVPAGHDAFTEEMLGNYIGHYPSRMGVDWRTMMSLGKIDADNHDEKFSMSHLAANLSQNVNGVSMLHGKVSQEIFADMYPGYLPEELYISYVTNGVHYPTWASKYWKELHAKVFGPEFQTHHYDKKCFEGIYSVPDNEIWNVRKTLKKELVRAIRERLSDPVVSAHYTPRQVVTIKERLREDVLTIGFARRFATYKRATLLFSDLDRLDAIVNDPKRPVQFIFAGKAHPADGMGQDLIKQIVEISKQDRFLGRIIFVPGYDITLAKRLVQGVDVWLNNPTRPLEASGTSGEKAAMNGVMHFSVLDGWWVEGYKEGCGWALPLESTYDDVNYQNDLDAATIYTKIENEIATTYYDVDEKLKFSPVWVGYIKNTIAQVACDFTTNRMLADYCRQYYEPQYKRTQELSADGGRMAREIAAWKQMVLAEWNNIRIVSCSQPDASYVLSQNNMLKSEVVLDLGRLKPEDVGVEILFTTQDAKGEMHIQEVEELKMVRYENGIATYVTEVLPEHTGMYQVAKRIFPKNPLLPHRQDFPLVKWL from the coding sequence ATGATCAACAATATTGAAAACGCCGCGCCCGTGTGGAAAAGTGTGATGGTGACGCGGCATCTCCCGGAGGAGCTCTCGGGTCTGGAGACCCTGTGCAAGAACCTCTGGTGGTGCTGGAACGACAATGCCAAGGACCTGTTCCGCGCCGTGGATTATGAACTGTGGCACAAATCCGGCCACAACCCGATGGTTATCCTGGACAAGGTCAGCCTCAAGCGCTACAAGGAGCTCGCCAAGGACAAGGAGTTCCTCGCCCAGCTCGACGAGGTGATGACCGACTTCAACAGCTATATGGCCGCCAAGGCGGACCGCACAGAGCCTTCTGTCGGGTATTTCTGTATGGAATACGGTCTGGACACTTCCCTGATGGTGTATTCCGGCGGCCTGGGCATCCTGGCCGGCGACTACCTCAAGGAGACCAGCGACATGAATATCAACCTGGTGGCGGTCGGCCTGCTGTACCGCTACGGCTACTTCACCCAGCGGCTCACGCCGCAGGGCAACCAGGTGGCCGAGTACAAGCCGCAGGACTTCCTCAAGATCCCGGCGGAGCCGGTCCTCGAGGAGAACGGCACCTGGAAGATCATCCAGATGCGCATGCCGGGCCGTACGCTGAGCGCCCGCATCTGGAAGGTGGCTGTCGGCCGTACCGACCTCTACCTGCTGGACACCGACTTTGAGGCCAACAGCCCCGAAGACCGCCAGATCACGCACCAGCTCTACGGCGGCGACTGGGAGAACCGCCTCAAGCAGGAGCTCCTGCTGGGCATCGGCGGCGTCCGCGCCCTGCGCGCGCTGGGTCTCCGTCCCACGATTTACCACTACAACGAGGGCCACGCGGCCTTCGCGGGCCTGGAGCGTCTCCGTGAGTGCATCCAGGAGGAGCACATGTCCTTCGCCGAAGGCATGGAGCTCGTGCGGGCTTCCGGCCTCTACACGACGCATACGCCGGTTCCGGCCGGCCACGACGCCTTCACCGAGGAGATGCTGGGCAACTACATCGGCCACTATCCTTCCCGCATGGGCGTGGACTGGCGCACGATGATGAGCCTGGGCAAGATCGACGCCGACAACCACGACGAGAAGTTCTCGATGAGCCACCTGGCCGCCAACCTCTCGCAGAACGTCAACGGCGTGTCGATGCTCCACGGCAAGGTGAGCCAGGAGATTTTCGCCGACATGTACCCGGGCTACCTGCCCGAGGAACTCTATATCAGCTACGTGACCAACGGCGTCCACTATCCGACTTGGGCTTCCAAGTACTGGAAGGAGCTGCACGCCAAGGTGTTCGGTCCCGAGTTCCAGACCCATCACTATGACAAGAAGTGCTTCGAGGGCATTTATTCCGTGCCCGACAACGAGATCTGGAATGTCCGCAAGACCCTCAAGAAGGAGCTGGTCCGCGCCATCCGCGAGCGCCTGTCCGATCCGGTGGTGAGCGCGCACTACACGCCGCGCCAGGTCGTCACGATCAAGGAGCGCCTGCGCGAGGATGTCCTCACGATCGGCTTCGCCCGCCGTTTCGCGACCTACAAGCGCGCGACGCTGCTCTTCAGCGACCTCGACCGGCTGGACGCGATCGTCAACGACCCCAAGCGTCCGGTGCAGTTCATCTTCGCCGGCAAGGCGCACCCGGCCGACGGCATGGGCCAGGACCTGATCAAGCAGATCGTCGAGATCTCCAAGCAGGACCGCTTCCTGGGCCGCATCATCTTCGTGCCGGGCTATGACATTACACTCGCCAAGCGCCTCGTGCAGGGCGTGGACGTGTGGCTCAACAACCCGACCCGTCCGCTGGAGGCCTCCGGTACGTCCGGCGAGAAGGCCGCGATGAACGGCGTCATGCATTTCTCCGTGCTGGACGGCTGGTGGGTCGAGGGTTACAAGGAGGGCTGCGGCTGGGCGCTCCCGCTGGAGAGCACCTATGACGATGTCAACTACCAGAACGACCTCGACGCTGCGACGATCTATACGAAGATTGAGAACGAGATTGCCACGACCTATTATGACGTGGACGAGAAGCTGAAATTCTCGCCGGTCTGGGTCGGCTATATCAAGAATACGATTGCGCAGGTGGCCTGTGATTTTACGACCAACCGCATGCTTGCCGATTACTGCCGGCAGTATTACGAGCCGCAGTACAAGCGGACGCAGGAGCTGTCTGCCGACGGCGGACGCATGGCGCGCGAGATCGCGGCCTGGAAGCAGATGGTGCTTGCGGAGTGGAACAATATACGCATCGTGTCCTGCTCGCAGCCGGATGCTTCTTATGTGCTCTCGCAGAACAACATGCTCAAGAGCGAAGTGGTCCTCGACCTGGGTCGGCTCAAACCGGAGGACGTCGGCGTGGAGATTCTCTTCACGACGCAGGACGCCAAGGGTGAGATGCATATCCAGGAGGTGGAGGAACTGAAGATGGTGCGCTACGAGAACGGCATCGCCACGTATGTGACGGAGGTGCTTCCGGAGCACACCGGTATGTATCAGGTGGCCAAGCGTATCTTCCCGAAGAATCCGCTGCTGCCTCATCGTCAGGATTTCCCGCTTGTTAAATGGCTGTAG
- a CDS encoding alpha-amylase, giving the protein MKKSICLYFQVHQPTRLRLYRFFDIGKDSHYYDDFANRTILKRIAQKCYLPMNELLLEAVTKGKGKFKLAFSISGSALEQFDRYAPEVIESFRKLAETGCVEFLCETYNHSLASLANKQEFAHQVQKHKAAVEQYFGVTPTTFRNTELIYSDAIGSMVHELGFNTMLTEGARHIMGWKCPDYIYNNDFKPELKLLLRNYPLSDDIAFRFSDRSWAEWPLTAEKFVDWLKAAEGEIVNLFMDYETFGEHQGAECGIFEFMRALPAAVAKAKDLEFVTPADAAAKHKSVGDLSVPQAISWADEERDTSAWLGNELQQDAFKKLYGLEEKLSLLDDPALWNDYGHLQESDHLYYMCTKFFSDGEVHKRFNPYDTPYEAFINYMNVLSDFIIRVNNAIAEKQ; this is encoded by the coding sequence ATGAAGAAGTCCATCTGCCTGTATTTCCAGGTCCACCAGCCGACCCGCCTGCGCCTTTACAGATTTTTCGATATCGGCAAAGACTCCCACTATTACGACGATTTCGCCAACCGCACGATCCTCAAGCGCATCGCGCAGAAGTGCTATCTGCCGATGAACGAGCTCCTGCTGGAGGCGGTCACCAAGGGCAAGGGCAAGTTCAAGCTGGCTTTCTCCATCTCCGGTTCGGCCCTGGAGCAGTTCGACCGCTATGCCCCCGAAGTCATCGAGAGCTTCCGCAAGCTCGCCGAGACCGGGTGCGTGGAGTTCCTCTGCGAGACCTACAACCACTCCCTGGCTTCCCTGGCCAACAAGCAGGAATTCGCCCATCAGGTGCAGAAGCACAAGGCGGCCGTGGAGCAGTATTTCGGCGTCACGCCGACGACCTTCCGCAACACCGAGCTGATCTACTCCGACGCCATCGGTTCGATGGTCCACGAGCTCGGCTTCAATACGATGCTGACCGAGGGCGCCCGCCACATCATGGGCTGGAAGTGCCCCGACTATATCTACAACAACGATTTCAAGCCCGAGCTGAAGCTCCTGCTGCGCAACTATCCGCTCAGCGACGACATCGCCTTCCGCTTCTCCGACCGGAGCTGGGCCGAATGGCCGCTCACCGCGGAGAAATTCGTGGACTGGCTGAAGGCCGCCGAGGGCGAAATCGTCAACCTCTTCATGGACTACGAGACCTTCGGCGAGCACCAGGGGGCCGAGTGCGGCATCTTCGAATTCATGCGCGCCCTGCCCGCCGCCGTGGCGAAGGCGAAGGACCTCGAATTCGTGACGCCCGCCGACGCCGCGGCCAAGCACAAGTCCGTCGGCGACCTTTCCGTCCCGCAGGCCATCTCCTGGGCGGACGAGGAGCGCGACACGTCCGCCTGGCTGGGCAACGAACTCCAGCAGGACGCTTTCAAGAAGCTGTACGGCCTCGAGGAGAAGCTGTCCCTGCTCGACGATCCCGCCCTGTGGAATGATTACGGGCACCTGCAGGAGAGCGACCACCTGTACTATATGTGCACGAAGTTCTTCTCCGACGGGGAAGTCCACAAACGTTTTAATCCGTATGATACGCCCTATGAGGCATTTATCAATTATATGAATGTGCTTAGCGACTTCATTATCAGAGTCAATAACGCTATAGCAGAAAAACAGTAG
- a CDS encoding Fimbrillin-like: MTKHSLYFLLFCPLLALSACSKPAGEARRESVVEVTTAVEGASATKGPLVGYAESYGIFACLHEDVPAAFEPFKPSTYNVYARNGSFNYVADPGNGALEGSASGKFVLTSRGDVNETADLYAYAPWKREAYLNGPTQIPFTAGADVMYAVQNLSDYVPGPSPDKKNTDLNPALDTPPLKATFYFRHMMARLVFKFTLKNEPTLYDLTRITVRDNDPAGGTAKLYASGTFNAVTGTFNPDLVETAENERVVTEHYSEIVSETTPMTVSMLIVPTPVSVDDELSFIFELAGGESFLPFVLKKEHVRHGDGSYGFRAGYTYTFNFTVDNYVYFNGFTIDETWSPADTDLSPEDI; this comes from the coding sequence ATGACTAAGCATAGCCTGTATTTCCTCCTTTTCTGCCCGCTCCTGGCGCTGTCGGCCTGCTCCAAGCCGGCCGGGGAAGCGCGCCGTGAATCGGTCGTGGAGGTCACCACGGCCGTGGAAGGCGCGTCTGCGACGAAGGGCCCCCTGGTGGGCTACGCCGAGTCCTACGGCATCTTTGCCTGTCTGCACGAGGACGTGCCCGCGGCCTTCGAACCCTTCAAACCCAGCACCTACAACGTGTATGCGCGGAACGGGTCCTTCAATTATGTGGCCGACCCCGGGAACGGCGCGCTGGAAGGCAGCGCCTCCGGCAAGTTCGTTCTGACCTCGCGGGGCGACGTGAACGAAACGGCCGACCTGTACGCCTATGCTCCCTGGAAGCGGGAAGCTTATTTGAACGGGCCGACGCAGATTCCTTTCACCGCCGGCGCGGACGTGATGTATGCCGTGCAGAACCTGTCGGACTATGTCCCCGGCCCTTCGCCTGACAAGAAGAATACGGACCTGAATCCCGCGCTGGACACCCCGCCGCTGAAGGCTACCTTCTATTTCCGACACATGATGGCGCGGCTGGTCTTCAAATTCACGCTGAAGAACGAGCCGACCCTGTATGACCTCACGCGCATCACGGTCCGGGACAACGATCCTGCGGGCGGCACGGCGAAACTCTATGCCTCCGGCACGTTCAACGCCGTGACGGGCACGTTCAATCCGGATCTCGTGGAGACGGCGGAGAACGAGAGGGTGGTGACGGAGCATTACAGCGAGATTGTCTCGGAGACGACGCCGATGACGGTCTCGATGCTGATCGTCCCGACGCCCGTGTCGGTGGACGATGAGCTGAGCTTCATCTTCGAACTGGCGGGTGGCGAGTCCTTCCTGCCCTTCGTCCTGAAGAAAGAGCACGTGCGGCACGGCGACGGCAGCTATGGCTTCCGGGCCGGCTATACCTATACGTTCAATTTCACCGTGGACAACTACGTGTATTTCAACGGGTTCACCATCGACGAAACTTGGTCGCCCGCCGACACGGACCTGTCGCCGGAAGACATCTGA